In Streptomyces sp. NBC_01707, a genomic segment contains:
- a CDS encoding PP2C family protein-serine/threonine phosphatase, producing the protein MDSVEAARARVLAELIAASHLMTLEQLPGTVASHAAGVGWPQVLIYLADLQQVRLYLLHGSIDVSPGGADVPTELSVEGTVAGRAFQLGKAFPASASAKGQWWVPLLDGTERLGVLRVGVPGAQVEADEDLNKLAGLVALLLVSKRDTSDSYSQLVRRRRMDVSAEMEWQLMPPRTFATDRVLISAIMEPAYQVSGDVFDYALTGETVHLSVFDAMGHDTAAGVTANLALAAARNHRRQGADLLQTAEGVGEILTEQFAGNRYATGILADLHLATGMLTWTNYGHHPPVIIRGNRTVVHLSCSPAPPMGTGLGQPGTLRRDQLEPRDRLLLYTDGITEARNREGQEFGLHGLTDFLIRHHADDLPVPETLRRLIGHHLAYHHGRLNDDATVMLVEWHGPTPYRPGQLQALAGLPPSTAPETISSAWAQQPADDDGP; encoded by the coding sequence ATGGACAGCGTGGAAGCTGCGCGTGCACGGGTGCTGGCGGAGCTGATCGCTGCGAGTCATCTGATGACTTTGGAGCAGCTGCCTGGCACGGTGGCGTCGCACGCTGCCGGGGTGGGCTGGCCTCAGGTGCTGATCTATCTGGCCGATCTGCAACAGGTTCGGCTGTACCTGCTGCACGGCAGCATCGACGTCAGCCCCGGTGGCGCCGACGTGCCGACTGAGTTGTCCGTTGAAGGGACCGTGGCAGGGCGGGCCTTCCAACTGGGGAAGGCCTTTCCGGCCTCCGCCTCTGCGAAGGGCCAGTGGTGGGTCCCGCTGCTGGACGGCACCGAGCGTCTTGGTGTGCTCCGGGTCGGCGTTCCAGGCGCACAGGTCGAGGCGGACGAGGATCTGAACAAGCTCGCCGGATTGGTCGCCCTCCTTCTGGTGAGCAAGCGTGACACGAGCGACTCGTACTCCCAGTTGGTCCGCCGCCGGAGGATGGATGTATCCGCCGAGATGGAATGGCAGCTGATGCCGCCGCGGACTTTCGCCACAGACCGTGTTTTGATCAGCGCAATTATGGAACCGGCCTACCAAGTCAGCGGAGATGTTTTCGACTACGCCCTGACCGGGGAGACCGTTCATCTGTCTGTCTTCGACGCCATGGGACACGACACCGCCGCCGGAGTGACCGCAAACCTCGCGTTGGCAGCCGCTCGCAATCACCGCCGTCAGGGCGCTGACCTTCTGCAGACAGCGGAAGGCGTCGGTGAGATCCTGACCGAGCAATTTGCGGGCAACCGCTACGCCACGGGCATCTTGGCCGACCTTCACCTGGCCACCGGCATGCTGACCTGGACGAACTACGGCCACCACCCCCCGGTCATCATCCGCGGCAACCGTACGGTCGTGCACCTGTCCTGCTCGCCCGCTCCTCCCATGGGAACCGGGCTGGGCCAGCCCGGCACCCTACGCCGCGACCAGCTCGAACCCCGGGACCGCCTGCTGCTCTACACCGACGGCATCACCGAAGCGCGCAACCGAGAGGGACAGGAATTCGGCCTGCACGGCCTGACCGACTTCCTCATTCGTCACCACGCCGACGACCTCCCCGTCCCAGAAACCCTGCGCCGGCTGATCGGGCACCACCTGGCCTACCACCACGGCCGCCTCAACGACGACGCCACCGTGATGCTCGTGGAATGGCACGGCCCAACCCCCTACCGACCCGGCCAGCTGCAGGCACTCGCGGGCCTGCCCCCGTCCACCGCCCCGGAGACCATTTCCTCCGCGTGGGCCCAACAGCCCGCTGACGACGACGGCCCCTGA
- a CDS encoding hemerythrin domain-containing protein gives MGHGGNVIEELMADHREVEQLFSRIEALPTGDSDLRGLVDEVTIELVRHSVAEEQYLYPAVREHVEGGAELADKEIEEHAEAEKLMKELERMRVDDAQFHPTLAKLMEDVSAHIRDEEGQLFPRLRQACTSEALDDLGDKVRRAKAMAPTRPHPSAPDTPPANKVLAPGVGMVDRVRDFVSGRGKS, from the coding sequence ATGGGGCATGGCGGAAATGTAATCGAGGAGCTTATGGCCGATCACCGGGAGGTGGAGCAGCTCTTCTCCCGGATCGAGGCGCTGCCTACCGGGGACAGTGACCTGCGTGGGCTGGTGGACGAGGTCACCATCGAGCTCGTGCGCCACTCGGTCGCGGAGGAGCAGTACCTATATCCGGCCGTCCGTGAGCACGTCGAGGGCGGTGCGGAACTCGCAGACAAGGAGATCGAGGAGCACGCTGAGGCCGAGAAACTCATGAAGGAGCTGGAGCGGATGCGGGTCGACGACGCACAGTTCCACCCCACGCTGGCGAAGCTGATGGAGGACGTCAGCGCACACATCCGGGACGAGGAAGGGCAGCTGTTCCCGCGGTTGCGCCAGGCGTGTACGAGTGAAGCGCTGGACGACCTGGGTGACAAGGTCCGCCGGGCCAAGGCCATGGCCCCCACGCGGCCGCATCCTTCCGCACCGGACACGCCGCCTGCCAACAAGGTGCTCGCGCCAGGGGTGGGGATGGTGGATCGCGTGCGCGACTTCGTAAGCGGCCGCGGCAAGTCCTGA
- a CDS encoding hydrophobic protein, translated as MVPLLLVLLLALILFGAGFALKVLWWVAIAVLVLWLLGFVLRSSHSGGRRRWYRW; from the coding sequence ATGGTTCCCTTGCTGCTCGTTCTGCTGCTCGCTCTGATCCTTTTCGGGGCCGGCTTCGCTCTCAAGGTGCTGTGGTGGGTGGCTATCGCTGTCCTAGTCCTGTGGCTGCTCGGATTCGTTTTGCGCTCCAGCCACAGTGGCGGCAGGCGCCGCTGGTACCGGTGGTGA
- a CDS encoding RNA polymerase sigma factor SigF: MTRTGADARIAELPVVTDPLKVAPKDARTLSKLFFEQLAVLEEGTHEYQYARNTLIEMNMSLVRYAAGRFRSRGDDMEDIVQVGMIGLIKAIDRFELSREVEFTSFAVPYIVGEIKRFFRDTSWAVHVPRRLQEARLELAKATEELRTRLGRTPTVRELAELMSLTEAEVTEARLASNGYNSSSLDAALGNDEDGEAALADFVGSEDPAMELVEDFQALAPLIADLDERDRQIIHMRFVEELTQCQIGEHLGCSQMHVSRLLSRTLKRLRDGMLTTR; the protein is encoded by the coding sequence ATTACACGGACGGGTGCCGACGCGCGTATCGCTGAACTGCCGGTGGTGACCGACCCGCTGAAGGTCGCGCCGAAGGACGCGCGGACGCTGTCCAAGCTGTTCTTCGAGCAGCTGGCGGTGTTGGAGGAAGGCACGCACGAGTACCAGTACGCGCGTAACACCCTCATCGAGATGAACATGTCCCTGGTCCGCTACGCGGCAGGGCGTTTCCGCAGCCGCGGCGACGACATGGAGGACATCGTCCAGGTCGGGATGATCGGCTTGATCAAGGCGATCGACCGTTTCGAGCTGTCCCGTGAGGTCGAGTTCACCTCGTTCGCCGTCCCCTACATCGTCGGTGAGATCAAGCGGTTCTTCCGGGATACCTCGTGGGCGGTCCACGTACCGCGTCGCCTGCAGGAGGCACGCCTGGAACTCGCCAAGGCAACTGAGGAACTGCGCACCCGCCTAGGGCGTACGCCCACTGTCAGGGAACTGGCCGAGCTGATGAGCCTCACCGAGGCAGAGGTCACCGAAGCACGGCTGGCCTCCAACGGCTACAACTCCTCCTCTTTGGACGCCGCTCTGGGCAACGATGAGGACGGTGAGGCGGCCCTAGCCGACTTCGTCGGCAGCGAGGACCCTGCCATGGAACTCGTGGAGGACTTCCAGGCCCTGGCCCCGCTCATCGCCGATCTCGACGAGCGCGACCGGCAGATCATCCACATGCGGTTCGTTGAAGAGCTCACCCAGTGCCAGATCGGTGAACACCTGGGCTGCTCCCAGATGCATGTCTCCCGTCTACTCTCACGCACCCTGAAGCGTCTGCGCGACGGCATGCTCACGACCCGCTGA
- a CDS encoding histone protein has product MADVPKVPLAAAILGGYVLGRSKKGRVAFAMATYLAGRRFGLEPQQLVTESIKRLRELPQFADLNEQLRGEVLDAGRKAMSAVADRKLADLADSLQQRTELIGSKSKEEPQDEDEEAAVEYEEEEPEDEEPEEGEEAGDEEEEPEEEPEEEEEEEEPEDEQEPEEEEEPEPRRHRAARKSDEERDGGARHGHGRERRPKKAATRNAPARKSAPAKKTAATKSASPPKRTAAKKTTAKKAPSRRRR; this is encoded by the coding sequence ATGGCTGATGTACCCAAGGTCCCTCTTGCCGCCGCGATTCTCGGCGGGTATGTCCTGGGCCGGTCGAAGAAGGGACGGGTCGCGTTCGCGATGGCGACCTATCTGGCCGGCCGCCGGTTCGGGCTGGAACCACAACAGCTGGTGACGGAAAGTATCAAGCGGTTGCGCGAGCTTCCCCAGTTCGCCGACCTCAACGAGCAGCTTCGCGGTGAGGTCCTCGATGCAGGGCGCAAGGCGATGAGCGCGGTGGCCGACCGCAAACTCGCCGATCTGGCCGACTCCCTGCAGCAACGCACTGAGCTCATAGGCAGCAAGAGCAAGGAAGAACCGCAGGACGAAGACGAAGAAGCGGCAGTCGAGTACGAAGAGGAGGAGCCGGAGGACGAAGAGCCCGAAGAAGGGGAGGAAGCCGGGGACGAGGAAGAGGAACCTGAGGAGGAGCCGGAGGAGGAAGAGGAAGAGGAAGAGCCGGAGGACGAGCAGGAGCCGGAAGAAGAAGAGGAGCCGGAACCCCGACGTCACCGCGCAGCCCGGAAGTCGGACGAAGAACGCGACGGGGGTGCCCGGCACGGTCACGGTCGTGAGCGTCGTCCCAAGAAGGCCGCTACCCGCAACGCACCTGCGAGGAAGTCGGCTCCCGCGAAAAAGACGGCGGCGACGAAGTCCGCTTCTCCGCCGAAGAGGACCGCAGCCAAGAAAACGACGGCGAAGAAGGCACCCTCACGGCGGCGGAGGTAG
- a CDS encoding SRPBCC family protein, with the protein MAGTARDTGRQQGSGLDQLRGAFTSFLGAQVENLADKAGDKLGDITSGLTDVAENGGVLPKAGLRMLQGDSPVKALIGEKAKSVKDSVVGKAKEAFGGGGGGKGRGSGTPKVMNIIEVLDVGVPIRDVYDHWTQYEKFSSFTKGVRSASKGKEDADSDWKVKVGPSTRGWKATVQEQIPDERIAWTSEGAKGTTRGCVSFHELTPTLTRIVLLVEYYPSGFFEKTGNLWRAQGRRLRLDFKHFQRYVTLTDEEPDGWRGEIRDGEVVRTHEEAIEEEQQAADEDQDLEENTDEEDTEDEYPEDEEEDGEEREEEEEDEEEYR; encoded by the coding sequence ATGGCCGGCACGGCACGTGACACCGGAAGGCAGCAGGGCTCGGGACTGGACCAATTGCGCGGCGCCTTCACGAGCTTCCTGGGCGCCCAGGTGGAGAATTTGGCGGACAAGGCCGGCGACAAACTTGGGGACATCACCAGCGGACTCACGGATGTGGCGGAGAACGGCGGCGTGCTGCCCAAGGCAGGTCTGCGGATGCTGCAAGGCGATTCGCCGGTCAAGGCTCTGATCGGCGAGAAGGCGAAGAGCGTCAAGGACAGCGTGGTCGGCAAGGCCAAGGAGGCGTTCGGCGGCGGGGGAGGTGGCAAGGGCCGTGGGTCCGGCACCCCCAAGGTCATGAACATCATCGAAGTCCTGGACGTAGGTGTACCGATACGCGACGTCTACGACCACTGGACCCAGTACGAGAAGTTCAGCAGCTTCACCAAGGGCGTGCGCAGCGCCTCGAAAGGCAAGGAAGACGCCGATAGCGACTGGAAGGTCAAGGTCGGGCCTTCGACCCGCGGATGGAAGGCCACGGTCCAGGAACAGATCCCGGACGAACGCATCGCGTGGACCTCGGAAGGAGCCAAGGGAACCACGCGCGGCTGTGTCAGCTTCCACGAACTGACTCCCACCCTGACGCGCATCGTCCTGCTCGTCGAGTACTACCCTTCCGGCTTCTTCGAGAAGACCGGCAACCTCTGGCGCGCCCAGGGGCGCCGCCTGCGGCTCGACTTCAAGCACTTCCAGCGATACGTCACCCTGACCGACGAGGAACCGGACGGCTGGCGCGGCGAAATCCGCGACGGCGAAGTCGTCCGCACCCACGAAGAGGCCATCGAGGAAGAGCAACAGGCCGCCGACGAAGACCAGGACCTCGAGGAAAACACCGACGAGGAAGACACAGAGGACGAATACCCCGAAGACGAAGAAGAAGACGGAGAGGAAAGAGAGGAAGAAGAGGAAGACGAAGAGGAGTACCGGTGA
- a CDS encoding TspO/MBR family protein: MAVAAAAAVGAAAVDANSAWYRGLATPRWQPPRWAFGAFWPFLHATTAWSAGRAWSQAGERERTELVVALTVNLSLRTAWSWAFFAARSPRAGLVSTLLLDASNLHLIRTTARSDRRAAAALLPYAAWCLFATALNARIARRNPRP; this comes from the coding sequence ATGGCGGTAGCCGCTGCGGCAGCAGTGGGCGCTGCCGCGGTCGACGCGAACAGTGCCTGGTACCGCGGGCTGGCCACACCGCGTTGGCAGCCGCCACGCTGGGCCTTCGGTGCGTTCTGGCCATTCCTCCACGCGACTACCGCGTGGTCCGCGGGCCGCGCCTGGAGCCAGGCCGGCGAGCGAGAACGTACCGAGCTGGTGGTCGCGCTGACGGTGAACCTGTCGCTGCGCACGGCCTGGAGTTGGGCTTTCTTCGCAGCTCGTAGCCCCCGCGCTGGCTTGGTCAGCACTCTGCTCTTGGACGCCAGCAACCTTCATCTCATTCGCACCACAGCCCGCAGCGACCGACGTGCGGCTGCCGCGCTCCTGCCGTACGCGGCATGGTGCTTGTTCGCCACCGCCCTCAACGCCAGGATCGCCCGGCGTAACCCTCGCCCCTGA
- a CDS encoding Ku protein, protein MRYPCSSRGTIDISDFVDLGDVEPVYFDRTYCIAPRGKEYTKVYELLRAALAEAGKVGIATFVMRGKEYLTALRAEDKLLVLQTLHWADEVRDPDKELPELPSGRAGQGKERDMAIQLVDALDAQGDPARYHDAYQEKVQELVRAKADGEQIAVADEAPRPRTSST, encoded by the coding sequence GTGCGTTACCCGTGTTCCTCGCGCGGGACCATCGACATCAGCGACTTCGTCGACCTGGGCGACGTCGAGCCGGTCTACTTCGACCGCACGTACTGCATCGCCCCCCGCGGCAAGGAGTACACGAAGGTCTATGAGCTGCTGCGGGCGGCGCTGGCGGAGGCGGGCAAAGTCGGCATTGCCACGTTCGTGATGCGCGGCAAGGAGTACCTGACCGCGCTGCGTGCCGAGGACAAGCTCCTGGTGCTTCAGACGCTCCACTGGGCGGACGAGGTCCGCGATCCCGACAAGGAGCTGCCCGAACTGCCTTCTGGCCGTGCCGGCCAGGGCAAGGAGCGGGACATGGCGATCCAGCTGGTCGACGCTCTGGACGCGCAGGGGGATCCGGCCCGGTATCACGACGCCTACCAGGAGAAGGTGCAGGAGCTGGTGCGGGCGAAGGCCGACGGCGAGCAGATCGCCGTGGCGGACGAGGCGCCCAGGCCACGAACGTCGTCGACCTGA
- a CDS encoding glutathione-independent formaldehyde dehydrogenase, which translates to MKAAVYEGPRTVTVKDVPDAKIEHPCDIIVKITSTNICGSDLHMYEGRTDFETGRTLGHENLGQVVEVGPAVSKVKVGEYVVLPFNIACGFCKQCEQGLTNYCLTMQPEPTLAGAAYGFADMGPYPGGQAEMLRVPYGDFNALRLGEDAAERQVDYVMLADILPTGYHATEMADVKPGDQTIVYGAGPVGLMAAYSAVLRGAGRVWIADHHADRLRVAEGIGVIPIDTTKENPVEVVKEATLGLGADNGCECVGYQAHDPQGHEDASLALNGLIDSVRFTGDIGVVGVFLPEDPGGAEAQGDLEAHGKVPIDFGLMWLKGQKIGTGQAPVKRYNRALRDLIAGGKAEPSFIVSHELSLDEAPSAYEHFDARDDGWTKVVLHPNGNP; encoded by the coding sequence ATGAAGGCAGCGGTGTACGAGGGACCGCGGACAGTTACCGTAAAGGATGTGCCGGACGCAAAGATCGAGCATCCGTGCGACATCATCGTGAAGATCACCAGCACGAACATCTGCGGCTCCGACCTGCACATGTACGAGGGCCGCACCGACTTCGAGACGGGCCGCACTCTGGGGCATGAAAACCTCGGACAGGTCGTCGAGGTCGGCCCGGCCGTCAGCAAGGTGAAGGTCGGCGAGTACGTCGTCCTGCCGTTCAATATCGCTTGTGGTTTCTGCAAGCAGTGCGAACAAGGGCTGACCAACTACTGTCTGACCATGCAGCCTGAGCCGACCCTCGCCGGAGCCGCCTACGGGTTCGCCGACATGGGCCCGTACCCGGGGGGCCAGGCGGAGATGCTGCGGGTGCCGTACGGGGACTTCAACGCCCTGCGGCTGGGTGAGGACGCAGCAGAGCGCCAGGTGGACTACGTGATGCTGGCCGACATCCTCCCCACCGGCTACCACGCCACCGAGATGGCGGATGTCAAGCCCGGTGACCAGACCATCGTTTATGGAGCCGGTCCGGTGGGCCTGATGGCCGCTTACTCTGCGGTGCTCAGGGGTGCCGGCCGGGTTTGGATCGCCGACCACCACGCCGACCGGTTGCGCGTCGCGGAAGGGATCGGTGTCATCCCGATCGATACCACCAAGGAGAACCCGGTCGAGGTTGTCAAAGAGGCAACCCTTGGCCTCGGCGCCGACAACGGCTGCGAATGCGTCGGATACCAGGCTCACGACCCGCAGGGGCACGAGGACGCCAGCCTGGCCCTCAACGGCCTCATCGACTCCGTCCGTTTCACCGGCGATATCGGGGTCGTGGGCGTGTTTCTGCCCGAGGACCCTGGAGGAGCGGAGGCCCAGGGAGACCTGGAAGCTCACGGCAAAGTGCCGATCGACTTCGGCCTGATGTGGCTCAAGGGTCAGAAGATCGGTACGGGCCAGGCTCCGGTCAAAAGGTACAACCGCGCCCTGCGCGACCTGATCGCCGGCGGTAAGGCGGAGCCCAGCTTCATCGTCTCCCACGAACTCAGCCTCGACGAGGCTCCCAGCGCCTACGAACACTTCGACGCCCGCGACGACGGCTGGACGAAGGTCGTCCTGCACCCGAACGGCAATCCCTGA